The sequence TTTCACCAATAAATAGTTAAtgatctgtgtgtgtgtgagagagagaggatgaggACCTCAACTCATGGTCTCATACTGGCCTCACATTAGACTATCTAAAATGGAAGCTCCGATATATTCTGAAAAAATGTACTGTATTATAGTTTAACGCTCAAACATTCTCTTTTTGCAGAAACTAAACAACACCATATAATGGGGTGCCAAACCCTCCATCTCAATCCTCAATTTCTCTACAACGCACCAAACACAAGACGTTTCTCTCTCCAACCAAACCTTAAACTCCTCAAAACTACCTCTCTATCCTCCAACAACCTAAACGAACCACTTTCAACTGCCACAATCAATCAAACACAAAACCCCACAACTCATTCATCCAACGTTAACTTCAAAACTCTAGGAGATTGCAAGCTCGGCATTTCCCGATACCCTGACTTCGACTACAATGCTTCCGGCGGTGCAGGCTCCGGCACAGCCACAAAGCTTTCTGATGGCCAAGTTTACGTCGAGTTTGACGTAAAAAAGCTCTCCATTCCACCCCTATCCACGGCCACAACCACCTTCTTAGGGCTGCCGCTGCCGCCTTTCCTCAAAATTGACATAGTCCCAGTGGCCTTCCAGGGAGAAATCAACCAAGAATCCGGCAAGGTAAGGCTAACTTCGTCTCAAACTATGAAATACGAATGCCCCCAACCATTAATACTCCATGGCATGTAGGTTGATCTCAAGTTCATAGCCGAGTTCTGCTTCTCGGTCGGTAGCCTGTACAAAGCGCGGCCGCTGCTTGTGGAGACGGTGTTGACGTCGGAAGAATCAAAGGGAAAAATGAGAGAGGGAAGAGGAGAGCGAATGGATGGAGATGGGAAATGCAGGCTTGTTGGGGTGGCGACGGTTGAGCCCATCAACGACCTTTTCATGGACACATTTCTTAGCCTCCCCACGGAATGTCTCGCAAATTTGAATGCTGTTATCTCATTTTCAACCACAGAATAATACCCCCTTTATTAAAAGATACACATATCTCTCAAACTATACTCATGTATTTACCTTGATGAAATATTAATCtgtaacatatatatatgtatggcGTATGTGATGTAAGCCATGTTCAATGATACAGCAATGTAGTTCAGATATAAAATGAAGAGTTGCAGGTGGTTTTTGCTGcatatatctatactatatatatatatcaaaaagaCTATATGAAATAACGGTTTTACGACGTTGTTTTGTCCAGTGTATCAGAAAGTGGCGTTTCACCTTCCATGATGTTAGTGCGGAAGCATTCGCGGTTTTTTCATTGGCGATCCGTTTCAAATTGCAGAAGCGAGTTTCTGGGAGGAAGAAAAGAAGCAGCGAATGAAAATTGATTGGTCTATAAACCCCCAAGAAAACAAGAAAGGCTTACATTTGCATGCtttggcagagaaattttgtgaaACGATCAGTGCATAGTGACTGTCACTCGAATGCAAGTCTTTGGGAGCCAACGAGAGAAGCATATAAGGCCCTTCTGTTCTAA comes from Salvia miltiorrhiza cultivar Shanhuang (shh) chromosome 3, IMPLAD_Smil_shh, whole genome shotgun sequence and encodes:
- the LOC131014549 gene encoding uncharacterized protein LOC131014549, translated to MGCQTLHLNPQFLYNAPNTRRFSLQPNLKLLKTTSLSSNNLNEPLSTATINQTQNPTTHSSNVNFKTLGDCKLGISRYPDFDYNASGGAGSGTATKLSDGQVYVEFDVKKLSIPPLSTATTTFLGLPLPPFLKIDIVPVAFQGEINQESGKVDLKFIAEFCFSVGSLYKARPLLVETVLTSEESKGKMREGRGERMDGDGKCRLVGVATVEPINDLFMDTFLSLPTECLANLNAVISFSTTE